A genomic stretch from Mesoplodon densirostris isolate mMesDen1 chromosome 3, mMesDen1 primary haplotype, whole genome shotgun sequence includes:
- the EFCAB9 gene encoding EF-hand calcium-binding domain-containing protein 9 gives MKLKQGSFLWYLYLDKLYCLLSVRNVKALVEYFHLLDVHGKKTLNDVLFYHFLHHVTDLKRKQITIVFNMLDWNAVGEIGFDQFYMLVCILLAQENHLEEQFIFRHSRPVFELLDLDGEMKIGPSNFHMYNFLFNIKKQQLRDLYHDSDITGDYRLNYKEFKLFTILSMDKYQESQKAVKEEKESSARKERVTS, from the exons ATGAAACTGAAGCAAGGATCGTTTCTGTGGTACCTCTATCTGGATAAACTATATTGCTTATTATCCGTGAGAAATGTGAAGGCTTTGGTGGAGTATTTTCACCTTCTTGATGTGCACGGCAAGAAAACCTTGAATG ATGTGCTATTCTACCACTTCCTTCATCACGTGACTGACCTGAAACGGAAGCAGATCACAATTGTGTTTAACATGCTGGACTGGAATGCTGTGGGCGAGATTGGTTTTGACCAGTTCTACATGCTGGTTTGCATACTGCTGGCACAGGAG AACCATTTGGAAGAGCAATTTATTTTCCGCCATTCCCGGCCTGTTTTTGAGCTGCTTGACCTGGATGGGGAGATGAAAATTGGCCCATCCAACTTCCACATGTACAACTTtctcttcaatattaaaaaacagcaACTCAGAGACCTATACCATGACTCTGACATCACAGGTGACTAT CGTCTTAATTACAAGGAATTTAAGCTGTTTACTATCTTATCCATGGACAAATACCAGGAGAGTCAGAAAGcagtgaaagaggagaaagaaagctCTGCCCGAAAAGAACGTGTCACAAGTTAA